In bacterium 336/3, the following proteins share a genomic window:
- a CDS encoding 6-pyruvoyl tetrahydrobiopterin synthase codes for MKVKVSRKEHFNAAHRLHNPAWDEQKNMEVFGKCNNQYYHGHNYELIIEVVGEISPETGYVIDMKVLSDIIKEHVTDRFDHKNLNLELNEFKNLNPTAENIAVVIWNILRQHIQPPYELKVKLYETERNFVEYPA; via the coding sequence ATGAAAGTAAAAGTATCTCGAAAAGAACATTTCAATGCTGCACACCGTCTCCATAATCCTGCTTGGGATGAGCAGAAAAACATGGAAGTTTTTGGAAAATGTAACAATCAATACTATCACGGTCATAATTACGAATTGATTATAGAAGTGGTAGGAGAAATTAGCCCAGAAACAGGTTATGTCATAGATATGAAAGTATTATCCGACATTATCAAGGAACATGTAACCGACCGATTTGACCATAAAAATCTAAACTTAGAATTAAATGAATTTAAGAACCTTAACCCCACTGCCGAAAATATTGCAGTGGTTATTTGGAATATTTTAAGACAACACATTCAACCACCATACGAACTCAAGGTAAAACTTTATGAAACAGAACGAAACTTCGTTGAATACCCTGCCTAA
- a CDS encoding GTP cyclohydrolase gives MKQNETSLNTLPKNWTTEDLGDNHVATSLETPLREDAFELDDDLKIELIEKHFKEIMHILGLDLTDDSLSGTPHRVAKMYIKEIFSGLNPANKPKISLFENKYQYNQMLVEKDITFFSNCEHHFVPIVGKAHIAYISNGQVIGLSKLNRIVQYYAKRPQVQERLTMQIGKELQDILQTDNVAVVIDAKHLCVSSRGVQDVNSATITAFYEGKFKEEATKNEFLKYLSLGTEYGI, from the coding sequence ATGAAACAGAACGAAACTTCGTTGAATACCCTGCCTAAAAATTGGACGACCGAAGACTTGGGCGATAACCATGTAGCTACTTCTTTAGAGACACCTCTCAGAGAAGACGCTTTTGAACTAGATGATGACCTAAAAATAGAATTAATAGAGAAGCACTTTAAAGAGATTATGCATATTTTAGGTCTAGACTTAACAGATGATAGCCTAAGCGGGACTCCACACAGAGTTGCAAAAATGTATATCAAAGAGATCTTTAGTGGTTTAAACCCAGCCAATAAACCAAAAATCTCTCTTTTTGAGAATAAATACCAATATAATCAAATGCTTGTTGAAAAAGATATTACATTCTTTTCAAACTGCGAACATCATTTCGTACCCATTGTAGGGAAAGCTCATATTGCTTATATTTCTAATGGACAAGTGATTGGTTTATCCAAACTCAATAGAATTGTGCAATATTATGCAAAACGTCCACAAGTACAAGAACGCCTTACCATGCAAATAGGTAAAGAGTTACAAGACATTTTACAAACTGACAATGTAGCTGTTGTAATTGATGCTAAACATTTGTGTGTATCTTCAAGAGGTGTACAAGATGTAAATAGTGCAACTATTACAGCATTTTACGAAGGAAAATTCAAAGAAGAAGCTACCAAAAACGAATTTTTAAAGTATTTATCTCTGGGAACAGAATACGGAATATAA